The DNA sequence ggagcaaaaaaaaacaaggcaaaCCATAAAAAGACTATAATTTTaggcttttttctttctttcgagATGCACTATGGCCAAGTCAGTCTATAGAGGAGGCTCTCAATCAGAAGACTGGACTAGAGAGCCTCAGCAAACTTCAAAAGAAGTCTGTAGGatgatttaaaattattaaacattaatactaataaataaacttttattttttataaataataaaaaataatatgtttataaaaaaaacaagcagtttttCATAATTACAGCAGAAATACTTAAGGAACCATCTTACCTTCTATGGGCGGCCTTTGAAAATTGTGTTGAACAATAGGGAGGCGAATTGCAGTCccaaaatgcagtcatttcaagAAGAATCCACACTAGTGCGAACAAAGATATCCCCACGCAGATTTTGCATTGGGTTCAGTCTCGGCGTTTGGAAAGTGAGTTCTATGTGAGCAGTACTTCATACAATTGCAACACTACTGACGATAGATAACGGAACAATGCCTTCCGACTTGCAATTGCAGAAGGTCAAAATAACTTACATACTGTATtcataatgtactgtatgtacagtataacaAAAATCTTAGACTTATATACAGTGCacatgcatttcaaaataaaaaattagcctACTATCATTTTCAACACTTGTTCTTACTGGTGTGTGCATAAAGCATCTCTGAAAGACATTGTAAACAGCATTTTGAGGAATAAGCTGGGGTTTTGACATCAAGCCAACATGAGACATCAACTGTAAACTGAAAGGGGCGTGTACACCTGTTCTGTAGACTTTGTTCTTCAATGCCAGGCTTCAAAGACAATAACGATGCATGTTTCTTACCTTTGATAGCCCTCATGCAGCATTCTTACTATTCATTATTTCCTGATCAGGAGCAAGACTACTAGCATGAAGCCCGCTTATGAGCTGTAATTCACCTGACGCACTACTGGACCGCAGTGAGGTGTAATTACTGTAAACACATCCACTTACTCAATGAAAAAACTCGCTCCTTCCGTCGTAAATCCTTCCTCCCAACCCGGGGGTAGATCTAGGAGGCAAGTAAAATAGCACGTTTGCGAAACTTTTAGCATTCTTTTATTCTGTAATGCGAATGCAACACGAAATAACACTTAAATACTGAAATCCCTAAAGCTAAACGGAAGCAATAATGCACTTACCGGATCGGATCATGTGTCCAGAATTGACAGGTTCACCAGTGCAGGGATGAAGCCAGGAGGTGGTCCTCGTCTCATCGCTGGCAGGAAAACAAACCACCTGTTAGCGATGCAGTTGGCTGGGAAACACTCGGACGGTATGGGAAAGAAATTATTTTGAATTGCCATATTAAACATATATCCTCACTTTATGAAAAAGACCCTGCCGTCGCAGCACACCCCATAAGAGTAGTTCTCAGGTAAGGTGTCCCGCCGGAGCGGCGCCGCCATTATTCCCGTGTAAAGTCCCGTCTACCTCATATTCCCTCCTCGCTGTCCTCGCTTTGTAGCGATCAAGCGATCGGGCGAAAGGGCGATTAAAGGGGAGGGCTAACTTTGCACTTGGCTTTCAGTGACTAAGGTTggccgacaaaaaaaaaaaaaaaagataaattcctTACAATACAGACTATCGTCCTGCAACGTGAAGGGGAAAATCATTGCTCACGCTCTTGAGATatcatataaaattaatatttgtattttttttgtttgtttgtcaaaaCAGATTTAGTTTACACTTATCTGTATTTGTTTTGTAGTGCTTGGTGTTCCAATGCATTGCATGTTCCCCATGCATGTCTTTCAAAGcactgaataatttatttattcgaTTAtgctgtttgtgtattttttattgcaGAATATCCTGTGGGTTGCTAGGTATGTGTAAACGCATACAGTTCCGCTTCTTATCCATAGGTTAGCTTTATTTACACCAATGCAGATTTGATTATGTTTCTGTAAATTTTATGGCATTTAACAATGAcctgataatttattttaatccGTAAAGCATCctgattattgatttatttattattttatttatttattgtggttgTTTATTTATATCAATCCTGCTTGGAATTATTGTGgttgtattgtattataataataataattattattattattatttctgtggaCATACTACTTCAGTTGTACATTCCCTCAGTGTTTCCATCGAAAATAGTAGCCAGGTTACCTGTTTTCACTTACCATCTGCAACAGTTCCACAGACTTGGCAACCTGCCTGTATTACTCATAGTCACTttgcatatttacaacaaaactgTGCAGTTGTTAGCTTACGTTATTTCTACTTGATCCACTTAAAATTACTTTCATATGTTTAAACATAATGTATATTAACACATTTTCTTTGCGGTCCTCACGGTAGACATGGATCATTTGCCAAGATTATTTATTAGGGATgccaatactgtacataaaatgtTCACTCTATATTTTGATGTGGTCGTATTGTGACACCTAGAGGCGTGTCAGTATAaagcaaaatatattatttactgATACGAGGAAGGAGTGTTTTGTGAAGCTGAGTCTGGGTCAGGACCAAGCTACTTTCAGGGGTCTTGAAGTCCTTCCTCCTGCAAATCAGCTCCAAACCCCTGGACCAGGGCCAGCCAGTGCAGCTTCAGTTCACATTAACAAAGTGGCATGACAGTTGAGGGTGGGTTTACTGCCATAACCCCAGACATTTGCACACACTGTCAGTGCTTGaattttcatgttgacttcaattaatcattttttaataGACATTTTTATCCCAAGCATGGTGATCCTCAAGATACGCCATCTATTTTACATACAATATTAAGCTATCAAATAgttttatttcagaaataaatgttaatagtttaattattattactattattattttatttcacaatagcaaatatttttttctccctttgtcCATGTCAAATCCATTTAGGCTATATATTATATcaactttttattgcatttgacCTACCTCACtaacaaaaaaaatgataatggTTAGTAACAATACTTAATTGTTTTAACTCACTATTGGAAATTGTTTTATCTCAATCTGTCCAGTGAAAATGGCCAGAAAGCTAAAGAACAAGGAATACATAACTACTGTAAGTCATCTATGTTTTCTATGCCCACtgggttttttttctccacaggtttaaaattaaaatgtatactattTGTCCTTATTTCAGAAAGTTCCTCcatttaataatcattaaaaaaaagaaaaacattctaGCCTGCTCATCGCTCACCCCTTCCATTAGAGGTCAgccttttaatttcttttaatggGCCCCAAAATTCCAGGGTTCATTTGGCTGCTGGACTGAGAGGACCAGCCTGACCACTACATCCTGGTCTTGGAGCCTTTCTTACTCCTGCAGCAGAATCCAAGCTGGCAGATGGgattgaaataaatccttctccGTTCATGGTTTAAGCCATAGAGTTTTCCCAGTTTCTTAATTCAGTTGAAGTGAGTGGCCAACTCTCCACATCTTGTCCCAAAATGCCCAGTCACTGTTAACCATAGTTCCAGAAGTTCCTGAGACAGATGTTTCTACACAAGAGGTTCATGTGAAAGCTGATCCTGTCACAGCTGTCCCAAACGTGCcttcattataataatttaataaattaaatcacatttgttttggTAAGTTTACTGAAGACCATAGCAGATGTATAGTGAATGTAAAAGAGTACgcaagcaaaaacaacaacaacaacaacttttatatttttattttacttacgaTCTAGGCTGCCAGGCTATCTATTTAcagattaatatatttattttatatgtatttttgtaaataaaaaaaagatcgtAATCTGGTTGTATTTTGTTTGCGTCGTATTTTAATTCaggttgtgaaaaaaaataaaataaagatggatACCACGCCTGCTCAATCATGCCACCTTGTGATGGTTGTCATGCAGCACATTCAGCGAACCATTGAAGAGAGATGAACTGTGCCTCTCTTTGAAATCAAAGGTTTATGTTCTGGTTCCTTCATTTGTGCCACATGTAACAGACTGTGTGAACATACAGAGAGCTGCTCCAAAAAATAATTTCAAGAAATGTATGCAGGCTACACTGAACTATATCATTCATTCTCTTGTATAAAGCAATCTGGTTTGATTTTGATGGTAGTCTGATTTTATCGAGGCAGCTAAATAAAGATTCAAACCCTTTTCAGGGACACTTGAAATTCAGCTCAGGAGCATGCATGTCACATGCATGTCGATATTACTGCATTTTGAGTGgagttaacctgtggcaaattcagctgaatgggtatgatttggaAAGGTACACACCTCTCAATAAAAGGTCTAACAGCTGAAAATGCATATCCATGATCATATATGAAAGTGATCTGTGCTTTATGGCGGTATGGCCAGACTTAATCCTCTCCTTGGTAAACACACATGAAAATCCACTTGGAATTTGCACCAAAAAAAAAGGCACCTAAAGAAATCTCAGACTGTGAGAAACAAGAatctctggtctgatgaacctcagTTCAAAGCATCATGTATGGAgcaaaccaggcactgctcatcacctgcacaGTAGAACCCCAACAGTAAAGTGTGCTGGTGTTTTTCAGAGCCAGGGACTGGGAGACTTGTAGAAGTAATGCTCAACACAGCAAAATACTGAGATGGAAACCTAGTCCAGACTCcagagcattcagaagctcagactaggcagaaggttcaccttccaacaggacaatgagCACACCAcaagagtggcttatagacaacCGTGTTTATGTCCTTGACTGGCTCATGCAGCCATAGCCTGAGCTTGAACCTAATAAAACCCCATCCAACCTGGTGAGGAGAAGAATGGCAGATGTTTGCCAAATGCAGATGTGCAAAGCATGTCGCATCAAACAAAAAAGACTTGAGGCTGTAAAGGTGCTTCAACTTCAAGTACTGAGTGAATATTTATGCTTAATGAAGtacttaatttagtttttcattttttttataaatttgtcaAGTTGCCACATATCAGTTTTTTCTTTGTCAGTATGGTGTATGGAATGTAGATTGATGTAAATTTGACATAAGGCAGCAGCATTaaacgtgaaaaaaaaattaaggggaatgatataaataacaataacaattttataatatgtatttaatataatggTGCATTATATTGACAGTTAAtacttttacaaaagatttctatttcaattaaatgctgttcttttttttctattcattaaagaaccaTGAAGAAACAGAAACAGTTTCCTCAAAAAATTGTAagcacattaaatattaaaaataattaaaagtattacaacattttaaagaatccaaacttttgaacagtattgtatttacaaacacacacaaacacaaagcaattgccaaaaaaaaaaaaaaaaaaagataggccTCTCACTCACATTCACAAAATGACTCTGTGCAGCTGCTGCATCTAATTTGAATactcaaatatttttacatatcaGACAGGGAAGCATCACCATTTGtaataatttgtgtttttaacCATTAAATGTACACTGACTCTGCACATCACTGACATTCAGTACTATTTAAAAGTGACTATGTAATGACCATACAAGCTCAAATTTCTCTCTGCAACATGAGATGTCTATGTTTTTTTTGTCTCACACTGTGGCTGCTGACTGCTCTATTGCATCAGGCAGTCAGCGCTTTGTAATTGAGACTCCAGAGATCCTCCTTCTCAAGCTTTGGACTCCCCAGGATGAGTAACAGAGGCTGGGGCCATGCTTGCTGCCCTCCCACAACACACAAGCCCCTGCTGCAATCAAATGCAATCCTCTCATTACCAAAtagtgctgtgattggttgccTAGAGACCAAGGTCACCTGGGTGAAGGCACCTTAGGAGAAGAAGACACCACAGCACTGCCACATGCATGCATCCAGCTAGCAACCCTCCTACAAACTGATCTCAGATCTGTTACTTTCAATCTGGCACTGCTTCTACAAGCAAAAACTAAATTACAACCAGTCAGCCTTGTTACTGCTAATACAGAGTTAAACACTTTCATAATAGCATGTTTCCATCTTCACATTATCAATAAATGTGTCCGAAATGCCATCTTATTAAGTCAAGGGCAAAGCATTATTAAATTAGACCTGCAGTCTGCTGTCACAGCATGAAAGATTGCGTAAACGATTGCTTGTCTTTGCACCATGCAACCTTATGTTGCAGCTGATGTGTCGAGGGGAGATGTTAAATGATTACTCCTCAAGGGAGAGAGTTTCATCACGCTTTGTTTTTAACCCTCTCTTACATGGGCTGCACATGATGGTCTCGCAGGAGTTCTGCACCTCTACATTCAGAGTCTGAGACACAATGAACTAGTATGATGAACCAAAACATATGAGCAAGGACAGTGTGCAAGGAAACAACTTTACATTCAACAAATGCATTTGCAGAGTAATAGTGTAAAAAAATGTGATCTGGAAATCTGGAAAACGAGACTTGCAGTCATTTCATTTATTCTTAAATACAAGCTGCAATGATCAGTGAAGTCAAATGTAGCAGACAATTTATCAGCATCTGTTTTGTAGGAAGTACGGTGTTGATGTCATTTTCAACATATgcactactgctcaaaagtttggggtcagtaagattttataaaAATCATCAAAACTTTCATCAAAACTGCATTAACAAAAATATGTTAAACAGTAgcctaatattgtgaaatattattacaatttaaaataacttttatttgtaattttatttgaaacataatttattcctgttttcCTGTCtcacgtgatcctttagaaatccttttaatatgctgatttgcagcttaataaacatttcttattattatcagagttgaaaatggttgtgccgCTTAATAATTTTGGAGAAACTGTGATATGtttgaacaaaacatttataagaaattaaatattttgcaacaatataaatgtttttactgttactttttatttcatgtacacttgcagaataaaagtattaatgaacagtattaaaaatgtaataataacaaaaaatcttactgactgcaAAAGTTATTAATGGAAGTGTATTTGaacaaatatatatctatatatagaaAACTGTAAACATTGAGGTGGACTGTAACTTGaccttgtacttttttttttgcattttcttcaacaccaacaacaacaataataataataataatagcagccTATTTTCATGCCATTTAAAACCATTGGAATAAACTAGGTAcaatttacccaaaaatgactcatatcattccaaatcaGTGCGACTTTCTTTCTGTTGTGaatcacaaaagatattttgaagaaaaaaaaaatattactgaactATTTAAAGCTATTTCCCCTGAACAAAACAACAACCCTCTGTCTTTCATTGTATAGGGGGAAAAAAGGCCATGCCATTTTTCAAAAAGTCTTCTATTGTGTTTCACATAaagaaagttatacaggtttggaatcgcattttggggtgaactatctctttaaataaaaaaaaacactagtttAGTACTCCAACATACTGTATCAACAAtttgtgttaaaaaatatatgtgtgaTCAGTCACACTGAAGAGTCTGTAAGGcatagccaaaaaaaataaaaataaaataaaaattctgtagcAACAGCAGTAGTAACATTCAATAGCAGTCAAGGTACAATGTGTGTTGGGACACAGCAGTGAGGTATGAATGTCAATTTAAGTCAATATATCAATCTAGAGGCCGGCCGGGGGAATTTAAGATCAATAATTACAGTCAGAAACCACTTTTGCAGTTCAAGGGCTGGTTACTTCTGTACGCTGTCCTTACAGGCCCACAGCTTTTCCCTGTGTGACAAACTTAAACAGTAGCCAATGGCCTTCTCAGTTTCACTGATCCTCTTTCGGAAACGGTCTCTGTCCCGTGCAAACTCCTCCCACGGTCCCTTGCGAGAGGCTTGAAAGGCAAAGGACCAGGCTTGCATCTTGTGGACTTGTACGATGGGAGAAAATTTCACCTGGAAAACATTAGCAACATGCTGTTATCAAGCAATGACTGTCAGCTGAAATGTTGTCTAAAGCGCCTTAAAGGTGCGGTCAGATAAGCGAATTTCTGGCAGAATTTTGCGGGCAAAAAGGTTGCGtggtatgaagcacagctcacacaaaaatcactttcaaaccaagcagctttctgttggacAGTGTGGCGAGTTTGCATGAGCAACTTGAACATGTTGCAAAATCTGCATGGAGAAATGGAAATTCGCTAAACAAGAGTGACCACACCTTTAGACTGATAATTACCTTCTTAAAAGGGGGACATTTCCTCTGGTTTCCCCGAACAGCAGTCAGACCAACATGTCTTCTCCATGGCATCACTGATAATGTCTCAACGGGTAATTTGTGGCAGCAATGGCGAGCGACTTTCCTTGGCGGTAATGGCGGCTTTGAGCGCCTTGAAGATTTTAAGAGTCTAtcagttttattttgtgtgttgtcGCTGGGCGAATCATGTATTGGTGTAGCCGGTGAGCTTTGAAGAGGGGCTCTGAAATTCAGTGGATGATATGGGTCATCATTCTGAGAGAGGGACCTCCATAAggcctcttcttcttcatcttcagaaCCTGGTTTGGAAGAATCGGAGCCTGTGGACACAGTGGACCGTGATACAGTGGGACTCTCAGCCTTCGAAACCACCTGTGTTTTGCTTTTTTCATTAACCGCACTGGACAAACATGCCTTGAAGTACAGAGGGTGATATGGATCCGTCGAGCTGGTCAGAAGGTCCCAGAGTTTGTCATTCTCCTCTCGTTCTCCTTCAAAACAAGAGCTGTCTGTGCTTCCCCAGCTGAACTCACTGTCTGAGAACTGACCGACTGACTGCACTGGACATGGAGCTTGAACATCCTCAGAAGATGAACTACATGAATCAGGATCTCCGCTGGGTTTCTGATGCTTTCTGAACTCCTTTGGAGAAAACCCGGACACATGTGCAGTAAACGTGCAGGTGTTCTCTTCACATTTTCTTTCTGATCCTCCTAATATGGTCCAGTCGTATCCATGTTTCCACATAGAGTGATCTCCAATATAAAGATCTTCAGTGTCATTGAGACACTCTGTTGCGTGGGACACAAGGTCTTCCACTAAAGAGCAACAGAGTTCATCGCCGACCAGACTGGACAGGACAGCTCTGGAGTGGGAACTCACATCAAAAGGGTCCCTGCCGAATTTGGAAAGTGGATTGGAGCCCCCGACCactatgtttttgttgttttcaaaCAAGGACGAGAGCAGGAAACTGTCAGAAGGGTCTCCTGACCCGCTTGTCATGTGCTGAATGTGTTGCCCTGTCTCGTCTGTAATTCTCAGATGGACTTCAAACCTGAACATCTGGAAAACTGGGGACCAAACAAGGAGTtactggatggatggataaatgaacgaattatgtgtttttaatcaaaaataaaatgttaaaatactgatagaaaaaaaattaatattattcatattttatgcattacaaaataaataagtcaataagtaaatattattattattatgtaaattaataaaatgtttaataatacaaattaaatacaataaaatattaataataaaaataatagtataaacataatataaaaatatccaggtaaaatgaaaaatataaaatcacaattttataataataaacaaaaaccctgcaacaaaaaaaatcagcattgcaTTAATGTTTTCTTTATACATCTTTGTCACTCTCCTCTAaagaaaatattgttaaaatcatAATTGAAGTTTTTGGATAAAAGCTTAATGAATGCTTTTCATTGCAAATGCAACAACATTAATCAGCAGCactcttttttcatttttcactttTTACGCAGTTTGCACTTTTAGTCTATAAGAATAATACATCTATACAGCAATCTACATATACATAAGTGCATCTATCCTGTAAATAATTATGTAATCCCGCAATggcaaagcataaaaaaaaaagcaaaacatttc is a window from the Carassius carassius chromosome 13, fCarCar2.1, whole genome shotgun sequence genome containing:
- the LOC132156062 gene encoding protein phosphatase 1 regulatory subunit 15B-like, producing MEGSGAERTALRRFGDSGMMLLPWTKQILTVLWEHLRLLGQVICCTLMTVFQMFRFEVHLRITDETGQHIQHMTSGSGDPSDSFLLSSLFENNKNIVVGGSNPLSKFGRDPFDVSSHSRAVLSSLVGDELCCSLVEDLVSHATECLNDTEDLYIGDHSMWKHGYDWTILGGSERKCEENTCTFTAHVSGFSPKEFRKHQKPSGDPDSCSSSSEDVQAPCPVQSVGQFSDSEFSWGSTDSSCFEGEREENDKLWDLLTSSTDPYHPLYFKACLSSAVNEKSKTQVVSKAESPTVSRSTVSTGSDSSKPGSEDEEEEALWRSLSQNDDPYHPLNFRAPLQSSPATPIHDSPSDNTQNKTDRLLKSSRRSKPPLPPRKVARHCCHKLPVETLSVMPWRRHVGLTAVRGNQRKCPPFKKVKFSPIVQVHKMQAWSFAFQASRKGPWEEFARDRDRFRKRISETEKAIGYCLSLSHREKLWACKDSVQK